One window from the genome of Candidatus Binatia bacterium encodes:
- a CDS encoding M20/M25/M40 family metallo-hydrolase, protein MRNPMKSMAANQSGWRIRAALATALLLLALPARAVDFDWDAVEREATDLLGAYLKIDTSNPPGNETAAARFLADRFRAAGIEAEVFEAAPGRGSVLARLPGTGLGRPIVLLNHLDVVPAKAGEWQVPPFAGTVRDGYVYGRGALDCKGFATVEAMTMLLLKRHGVRLGRDVIFLGTADEETGGQLGAGWFVATHASALRDAEFVLNEGAHIALRPNGGRVYEVAVSEKTPCWLRLTAKGPAGHASAPPAQTAVTRLLRALSRVGSYAAPLDVDPAVQAYYAAIAPYADPPRAPLYRDVRAALADPQQRDAFLADPYDAALVRNTITPTVLAGSTKTNVIPQTASADLDCRLLPSQDPQKFVATLTEVVADPEIAIDVLLNFPPSSSPPAGALYDAIAVLAEDNRAPIAPRVLRGFTDSHYFRAQGIASYGFMPFELSRDDEQRMHGVDERLSVANLRQGIRRLLAVLQTIHD, encoded by the coding sequence ATGCGGAACCCAATGAAGTCGATGGCCGCAAACCAGTCCGGGTGGCGTATTCGGGCCGCGCTCGCAACCGCGCTCCTGTTGCTGGCGCTGCCGGCGCGCGCGGTCGACTTCGACTGGGATGCCGTCGAACGAGAGGCGACCGACCTGCTCGGCGCCTACCTGAAGATCGACACCAGCAATCCGCCGGGCAACGAGACCGCCGCAGCGCGCTTTCTCGCCGATCGGTTCCGGGCCGCCGGCATCGAAGCCGAAGTTTTCGAGGCCGCACCGGGTCGCGGGTCGGTGCTCGCCCGTCTGCCCGGCACCGGTCTGGGGCGGCCGATCGTGCTCCTCAATCACCTCGACGTCGTCCCGGCCAAAGCCGGCGAATGGCAGGTTCCGCCGTTCGCGGGTACGGTCCGCGACGGCTACGTGTACGGTCGCGGCGCGCTCGACTGCAAAGGCTTCGCCACGGTCGAGGCCATGACGATGCTGCTCCTCAAGCGGCACGGCGTCCGCCTCGGACGCGACGTGATCTTTCTGGGCACGGCCGACGAGGAAACCGGGGGACAGCTTGGGGCGGGATGGTTCGTCGCCACGCATGCCTCCGCGTTGCGCGACGCCGAATTCGTTCTCAACGAAGGCGCGCATATCGCCTTGCGACCCAACGGAGGGCGGGTGTACGAGGTCGCGGTGTCCGAGAAGACCCCGTGCTGGTTGCGCCTGACCGCGAAGGGGCCCGCCGGGCACGCCTCGGCACCGCCCGCGCAGACGGCAGTGACGCGCCTGCTGCGGGCGCTGAGCCGCGTCGGCAGTTATGCAGCCCCGCTGGACGTCGACCCGGCCGTGCAGGCGTATTACGCGGCTATCGCACCGTATGCGGACCCGCCCCGTGCGCCCCTGTATCGGGATGTACGCGCCGCCCTCGCCGATCCGCAGCAGCGCGACGCCTTTCTGGCCGACCCGTACGACGCGGCACTGGTGCGCAACACCATCACGCCCACGGTGCTGGCCGGAAGTACGAAGACGAACGTCATCCCGCAGACGGCCAGTGCGGACCTCGATTGCCGCCTGCTGCCCAGCCAGGACCCGCAGAAGTTCGTCGCCACGCTGACCGAGGTCGTCGCCGACCCCGAGATTGCCATCGACGTGCTGCTCAATTTTCCGCCGTCGTCGTCGCCGCCGGCCGGAGCCCTCTACGACGCGATCGCGGTGCTCGCCGAGGACAACCGAGCACCGATCGCGCCGCGCGTGCTGCGCGGATTCACCGACAGCCACTATTTCCGCGCGCAGGGAATCGCCAGCTACGGGTTCATGCCGTTCGAACTGTCCCGCGACGACGAGCAACGGATGCACGGCGTCGACGAACGGCTCTCGGTTGCCAACCTGCGCCAGGGTATTCGACGCCTGCTGGCCGTGCTACAGACGATTCATGACTGA
- a CDS encoding tail fiber domain-containing protein — translation MSYARLFAVVCLAAAAGWAAEARAFQPSFTYQGFLRFDGAPVNAACDFQFRLYGQGSGGSPLGLMNASNQSVVGGVFTMALTFGTQWFAGDDRYLEIDVRCPTGSGAYTTLSPRQLVMAAPYAIHAAAAGDLNCSGCIDSNQIPGLGITGDKLANDSVTSASIAVGAVTSSELAAGAVTGDKIGASSVQPYHLGFTPGTVTAVTAGAGLAGGTISTSGTIEVAFGTSTGTVAAGDHRHDQDYWRLGGNTGLSGDAVLGTAGNHAVEMRVDNARALRLQPGVIPGLVGGWSGNTAAAGTVGAVIAGGGAPAAGMDPARPNTVGDDFGVVGGGAGNLAGTDNGDPTDARYVTVGGGTNNLAIATGSTIGGGTGNAVNRNYGVVSGGYQNTADEYATVAGGSFNFAMAPYGTVGGGGPETVADPATGNRVFDRYGTVAGGGNNRAGSSDSDDANANAATVGGGGSNAASARGATVGGGGGNTAGGEYATVAGGTLNLAGGPHATIAGGAGNLANGAGSMAAGRLAWATHDGAFVWSDGSGFALSQGANSFNALASGGYYFYLGTAGQHCRLTSTAGWQCSSPSDRAAKTGFAPVDSRAVLDRVASLRVERWSYKAEDPPVPHIGPMAQEFHAAFGVGRNDTSIDTLDADGVALAAIQGLHALVREQADRLDELRAANAALAARIGALESQRR, via the coding sequence ATGTCATACGCCCGTCTATTCGCTGTCGTCTGCCTCGCAGCCGCTGCCGGTTGGGCCGCTGAGGCACGCGCCTTCCAGCCCTCGTTCACCTATCAGGGTTTCCTGCGCTTCGACGGAGCCCCGGTGAACGCCGCCTGCGACTTCCAGTTCCGGCTGTACGGTCAGGGCAGCGGGGGAAGTCCGCTCGGTTTGATGAACGCCAGTAACCAGTCGGTAGTGGGCGGCGTGTTCACGATGGCCCTGACCTTCGGTACCCAGTGGTTTGCCGGGGACGACCGTTACCTCGAAATCGACGTGCGTTGTCCGACCGGTAGCGGCGCTTACACGACCCTGTCGCCGCGCCAACTGGTGATGGCGGCGCCGTATGCGATTCACGCCGCGGCGGCCGGCGACCTGAACTGTTCGGGCTGCATCGACAGCAACCAGATCCCCGGCCTCGGCATTACCGGCGACAAGCTCGCCAACGACAGCGTGACCAGCGCCAGCATTGCCGTCGGAGCGGTAACTTCGAGCGAGCTCGCCGCCGGCGCGGTAACGGGCGACAAGATCGGCGCCAGTTCGGTGCAGCCGTATCACCTCGGCTTCACGCCCGGTACGGTGACGGCGGTGACCGCCGGCGCGGGACTCGCGGGTGGGACGATCTCGACGAGCGGCACGATAGAGGTCGCCTTTGGCACTTCGACTGGCACGGTCGCTGCCGGCGATCATCGCCACGATCAGGACTACTGGCGGCTCGGGGGCAACACCGGCTTGAGCGGCGACGCGGTGCTGGGCACTGCGGGCAACCATGCGGTCGAGATGCGGGTCGACAACGCGCGGGCGCTACGCCTGCAACCGGGTGTGATCCCGGGCCTGGTCGGCGGATGGTCTGGCAACACGGCAGCCGCCGGAACGGTTGGGGCGGTGATCGCCGGCGGCGGCGCGCCGGCCGCGGGCATGGATCCGGCGCGACCTAATACGGTTGGCGACGACTTCGGTGTGGTGGGTGGGGGTGCCGGCAACCTGGCGGGAACGGATAACGGCGACCCGACCGACGCCCGCTACGTTACGGTAGGTGGCGGGACGAACAATCTGGCGATCGCCACCGGATCCACGATCGGCGGCGGCACCGGCAACGCCGTGAATCGCAATTACGGGGTGGTGAGCGGCGGTTATCAGAACACCGCCGATGAGTACGCCACGGTCGCCGGCGGCAGCTTCAACTTCGCCATGGCCCCCTACGGCACCGTCGGCGGCGGTGGTCCGGAGACGGTTGCCGACCCGGCCACGGGAAACCGGGTGTTCGACCGCTACGGCACGGTTGCCGGCGGGGGCAACAACCGCGCCGGCAGCAGCGATTCCGACGACGCAAACGCCAACGCGGCGACCGTCGGCGGCGGCGGCAGCAACGCCGCCTCGGCGCGCGGGGCGACGGTGGGCGGCGGGGGCGGCAATACCGCCGGGGGCGAGTACGCGACCGTCGCCGGCGGCACGCTCAATCTTGCCGGCGGGCCGCACGCGACCATCGCCGGCGGCGCCGGGAACCTCGCCAACGGCGCCGGCAGCATGGCCGCCGGCCGCCTGGCGTGGGCGACCCACGACGGCGCCTTCGTGTGGAGCGACGGGAGCGGGTTCGCCCTGTCCCAGGGAGCCAACTCCTTCAATGCCCTCGCGTCGGGGGGCTATTACTTCTATCTCGGGACCGCGGGCCAACACTGTCGGCTCACCAGCACGGCCGGGTGGCAGTGCTCCTCGCCGAGTGACCGAGCCGCCAAGACCGGTTTCGCGCCCGTCGATAGTCGTGCCGTACTCGACCGTGTCGCGTCGCTACGCGTCGAACGCTGGAGCTACAAGGCCGAGGACCCGCCGGTGCCGCACATCGGCCCGATGGCGCAGGAGTTCCACGCCGCGTTCGGAGTCGGCCGCAACGACACCAGCATCGACACGCTGGACGCCGACGGCGTGGCACTCGCGGCGATTCAGGGCCTGCACGCCCTGGTTCGGGAACAAGCCGATCGACTCGACGAGTTGCGCGCCGCCAACGCGGCCCTGGCGGCGCGCATCGGAGCACTCGAATCGCAGCGACGATGA
- a CDS encoding matrixin family metalloprotease: MRPWPAVGVALALLLWSGQPAFGFACLKTSSGACQHWEQQTTTLRSLLGSAGGVLINGTTTWDQNAFNAANDWNSIGSNFRYSFEFGGSQPPLCLCPNPGSSGVTPVLFASEPCSGGGFGDIVAETVNCFLIESGALSSSAVFVNSSISWNAYDGALRLPVYDLRRVVLHEFGHVLGLAHPDAAGQEVVALMNSRVSNLDRLQTDDINGAFSLYPTGPSSNGSNTGCQLGPAPALPWMWASVAAAAGLLCRRLR; this comes from the coding sequence ATGCGACCCTGGCCCGCCGTCGGCGTCGCGTTGGCGCTCCTCCTGTGGTCCGGCCAGCCGGCGTTCGGTTTCGCCTGTCTCAAGACGAGTAGCGGCGCATGCCAGCACTGGGAGCAGCAAACGACCACGCTCCGGTCGTTGCTCGGTTCGGCCGGCGGAGTGCTGATCAACGGCACCACGACGTGGGACCAGAACGCTTTCAACGCGGCCAACGACTGGAACTCCATCGGCTCCAACTTCCGTTACTCCTTCGAGTTCGGCGGCTCTCAACCGCCGCTCTGTCTGTGCCCCAACCCGGGCTCCAGCGGCGTGACGCCGGTCTTGTTCGCCAGCGAACCGTGCAGCGGCGGCGGCTTCGGGGATATCGTCGCGGAGACGGTTAACTGCTTCTTGATCGAGTCCGGAGCGCTGAGCAGCTCGGCGGTGTTCGTGAACTCGAGCATATCGTGGAACGCTTACGACGGCGCCTTGCGGCTGCCGGTGTACGACCTCCGAAGGGTGGTACTGCACGAGTTCGGGCATGTGCTCGGATTGGCTCACCCCGATGCCGCGGGCCAGGAAGTGGTGGCGCTGATGAACAGCCGGGTGAGCAATCTCGACCGTTTGCAGACCGACGACATCAACGGCGCCTTCAGCCTCTACCCGACCGGCCCCTCGTCCAACGGCAGCAATACGGGTTGTCAGCTCGGGCCCGCACCGGCGTTGCCGTGGATGTGGGCATCGGTTGCCGCCGCCGCCGGGCTGCTGTGCCGCCGACTGCGGTAG
- a CDS encoding dockerin type I repeat-containing protein — protein MRNERRVDGILRGPRAVAWASALGLALAVILVARAAPAQYEIEPSKIGAGGGTLAGAQFDLTGTIGQVDAGYTSNGGFGLYGGFWPAVAFVPEPTPTSTATPPHTVTVSPTHTATRSPTAAPPPPSPTVPHPSPTVTASASATVRTPTPTGAPSVSPTAPPPSGTLTPSPTPTRIVEFCAGDCAEDGEVTVDDLVTMTSIALGLTPLGQCPAGDANGDGEVTVDDLLVAVIHALDGCPVAAPAAPHE, from the coding sequence ATGCGTAACGAGCGTCGAGTCGACGGCATCCTCCGAGGGCCGCGGGCGGTCGCCTGGGCCTCGGCTCTGGGGCTGGCGTTGGCGGTCATCCTGGTCGCCCGCGCCGCTCCGGCGCAGTACGAGATCGAACCATCGAAAATCGGCGCCGGTGGCGGCACCCTGGCCGGCGCCCAGTTCGATCTCACCGGAACGATCGGTCAGGTCGACGCCGGCTATACGAGCAATGGCGGGTTCGGCCTCTACGGCGGCTTCTGGCCGGCGGTTGCGTTCGTGCCCGAACCTACGCCTACTTCGACCGCCACGCCGCCGCACACGGTGACGGTTAGTCCGACGCATACGGCGACCCGGAGCCCCACGGCGGCGCCGCCGCCGCCGAGCCCGACGGTGCCACACCCGAGTCCGACCGTCACCGCGTCGGCGAGCGCTACCGTACGAACGCCCACACCGACCGGTGCGCCCTCGGTGAGCCCGACGGCGCCGCCGCCGAGCGGGACCCTCACCCCGTCGCCCACGCCGACCCGCATCGTGGAGTTCTGTGCGGGCGACTGCGCCGAAGATGGCGAAGTGACCGTGGACGACCTCGTGACGATGACGAGCATTGCCCTCGGGTTGACGCCCCTCGGGCAGTGTCCGGCCGGCGACGCAAACGGCGACGGGGAGGTCACCGTCGATGATCTGCTGGTGGCGGTGATTCACGCTCTCGACGGCTGTCCGGTTGCCGCGCCGGCGGCGCCGCACGAATGA